In Calditrichota bacterium, the DNA window AATTGATGCAATATATATCAATTCATCTTTATCAAAAAAAGATAGGTTATTGCGATATAAAGGCTTAAAAGATGGCAAATATAAAATGCTTTATGTTACACCGGAACGTTTTCGTAAAAAAGAATTTTTGGAAGTTTTAAAGAGTAGGGAAATAAGTCTGCTTGCTGTAGATGAAGCGCATTGTATTAGTGAGTGGGGACATGACTTTCGCCCGGATTATACGCGATTAAAAGAATTCCGGAAAATAATGGGAAACCCTGTAACGGTCGCTTTAACCGCAACGGCAACACCCGATGTTCAGACTGATATTGTTGGGCAGCTTGGTTTATCAAAAAAAGAAGTTAAGCTTTTTCATGAAGGAATAAACAGACCGAATCTAAATCTTGAAACTATTCCTCTTTGGGGTGAAGATGAAAAACTGGAAGAAATCCTAAATGTGCTTAAAACACATCCGGGAAATGGTATTGTTTATTTTTCTTTGATTAAAGACCTGGAGAATATGAGCGATCTGTTGACCAAAAAAGGAGTAAGGCATACCATTTATCATGGTAAGCTGGAAACAGCACAACGCAAGCACATCCAGGAACGATTTATGAAATCCAAATCCGATCAATTAATTTTAGCCACAAATGCATTTGGAATGGGCATTGACAAAGAGGATATTCGATTTGTAGTTCATGCCCAGGTTCCGGGATCAATTGAATCTTACTACCAGGAAATTGGACGCGCTGGACGTGATGGAAAACCATCATTGTGTTTACTATTATACGATGAGCAGGATTTGAATATTCACATGGAGTTTATGAAGTGGAATAATCCTACAGCAGAGTTTTACTACCGGGCACATAATTTACTTAGCAGTGATATTGAGCGTGTTAATGGTGAGGGAATTGATTATTTGAAGGAGCAGCTAACTTATAAGAACCGGCGTGACTTCAGGGCAGAAACGGTTTTGTCCATATTTGACCGTTATGCGGTAATTGTTGGGAATATAGAAGCGAAGAATATACAGGTTATTTCTGAAATTCCTGATAAATTAACCGATCAGGAATATCTTGATGTAAAGTTAAAACGCGAACAAGAAAAATTATATCAAATGATGCTTTATTCTAAATTAGAGGACGGTAGAAAAGAATTTATCCACAACTATTTTGGTTTGGATGTTTAGAATGAGCTAGGAAAAATCGGGTAAATATCATTCTAAAAAGAATCCATTCTCTGGAAACTTACACTTTATAAAATCGATTAATTCGGAATAACGACAAAGTATTAATCAGGAAATTGTTAATGGCACAATCTAAAAAGTTTGGAACGTTTGGTGGTGTATTTACACCCTCCTTGTTAACAATTCTTGGCGTGATTATGTATTTGCGCTTGCCCTGGATAATTTCGCAAGGCGGATTGTTTTATACTTTGGCCATTATTATTGTTGCTCATATTGTTTCTGTAACCACCGGTTTAAGTGTTTCCTCAATTGCTACAGATAAAAAGGTAGAAGCAGGGGGCAATTATTATATTATCTCGCGCAGCCTTGGTTTGCCAATTGGCGGCACATTGGGAATTGCGCTATTTGTCGGTCTTTCTTTCAGCATCAGTTTATACATTATTGGTTTTAGTGAAAGTTTGCTTAGCGTTTTGGAAATTCCGATAGAAATTTCTTCAATTCGCTTATACGGCAGCATAACGCTTGTCTTGCTAACAATCATAATTTTCATCAGTACATCGCTTGCAATAAAACTTCAATACTTTATTCTTGCAGCGGTTTTGCTTTCTCTCATCTCTATTTTTATGGGTGGATTTGATTTACCGGCAGAGCAATATG includes these proteins:
- a CDS encoding ATP-dependent DNA helicase RecQ produces the protein MDYKNVLLEKFRYNQFRGIQEDVIKHVLQKNNALVIMPTGSGKSILYQIPALLLDDLTVVISPLIALMKDQVDTLNKKKIDAIYINSSLSKKDRLLRYKGLKDGKYKMLYVTPERFRKKEFLEVLKSREISLLAVDEAHCISEWGHDFRPDYTRLKEFRKIMGNPVTVALTATATPDVQTDIVGQLGLSKKEVKLFHEGINRPNLNLETIPLWGEDEKLEEILNVLKTHPGNGIVYFSLIKDLENMSDLLTKKGVRHTIYHGKLETAQRKHIQERFMKSKSDQLILATNAFGMGIDKEDIRFVVHAQVPGSIESYYQEIGRAGRDGKPSLCLLLYDEQDLNIHMEFMKWNNPTAEFYYRAHNLLSSDIERVNGEGIDYLKEQLTYKNRRDFRAETVLSIFDRYAVIVGNIEAKNIQVISEIPDKLTDQEYLDVKLKREQEKLYQMMLYSKLEDGRKEFIHNYFGLDV